In the Vicinamibacterales bacterium genome, CAGGTTGCTGGGGATTTCGAACAGGCAGTAGCCGAGGAAGAACAGTCCGCCGCCGATGCCGTAGGCGGTGTCGCTCAGCCGCAGGTCGCGCTGCAGGTCGGCGGCGGCAAAGCCGATGTTGACCCGGTCGACGTAGGCGACGACGTAGCAGATGAACGCGAAGGCGACGAGACGGCGGGTGACGCGCGAAATGACGGCGCGCTGCTCGGCGGGAGTGAGGCCGGCGGTGAGCACTGGCGCCGACCATAACACACTGATCGGGTGATCGGGTGATCGGGTGATCGGGTAGTACGAAGAAGGTTCGATCAGGTCTGCGTTCACAGGTTGAGGAACATGCGTACTTTTCCGGCTCAATCGCGCGATCATTAGGAAATCGGGCCGGCACGCAATCTGCTCGTGTGCCGCGAACATGACTCCACAGCAGCTGCGTGAACGGGCCAAGAAGTTTGCAGTCGCGATTGTGCGATTGTGTCGATCGCTGCCGAGCGACTGGGTGGTCCGCGAGGTGGGGAAACAGTTGGTCAGAGCGGGAACGGCCGTGGCCGCGAACTACAGGGCCTGCCAGCGCGGCCGAAGCGACAAGGAGTTCTGCGCGAAGATCGGAGTCGTGGTCGAGGAGGCGGACGAGACGGAACTGTGGCTCGAGTTGCTGCAGGAGGCCGATCCACAGTTAGCTACCGCGGAAACCAGCGCGCTGATCGGGGAGGCGCGAGAGCTCGTAGCAATCTTCAGCGCTTCGCACCGTACTGCCAAAGCGAATCTGGAAAGGAAGAAGGCGCACAAAAGAAAGGAGCGTGCATCGCATCGACGCACGCCCTAGATGACCCGATCGCCCGATCACCCGATCGCCCGATCGCCCGATCGCCCGATCGCCCGATCGCCCGATCACCCGATCACCCGATCACCCGATGATCTGCGCGATCGTCTCCCTATTGATATTGATCTTCATCCGCTGGCGCGCCTTGGCCATGTAGGCGGCGAAGAACTTCTGCTTGCGATCGTTGAGCAGCTCGGTGCGGAGCGACTCCTTCTCCTTGGCGACCTGGTCGGGCGCCACGTCCTGGCGGTCCAGCACCTTCACGATCGCCGCGCCGGTCTCGGTGACGACGGGGTCGCTGACCGCCCCCTTGGGCAGGCTGAACGCCGCCGCTTCCAGCGCCGGGCTGACGCCGGCGTCCCCGATCGGCGCGCCGCGGGCGATGAGCTCGGTCGTCTTCACGTCGAGGCCCGCTGCCTTCGCCGCCTTGTCGAAGTCGCCCGCCTTCATCTCCGCGTTGAGCGCCGCCGCCTTCTGCCGCGCGGTCTCGATCGCCTTCTGCTTCAGGACGTCGTCACGCACCCGTGCCTTCACTTCGTCCAGCTTGGGCAGGTACGCGTCCTGGCGGCCGGTGACGGTGATGAACGCGTAGCCCTGCGGCGTCCGGATCGGTTCGCTGACGTCCCCTTCCTTCAACTGGAACGCCTGCTGCGCCACCGCCGGCGCCATCCCGATGCCGGTGATCGGCTCGTCCTGCGCGAACATCGCCGACTCGCCGGTCTGCAGGCCGCGCGTGCGCGCCACGGTCTCGAAGTCGGCCGGCTTCTTCAGCTCGGAGGCGACCTGGTCCGACAGCTTCTGCGCCGCGGACTGCGCCTGCTCCCATTTCAGCTGGTCCTCGATCTGCGAGCGCACCTCGGCGAGCGTGCGCTGCGACGCCGCGCGCCTGTC is a window encoding:
- a CDS encoding four helix bundle protein, which encodes MTPQQLRERAKKFAVAIVRLCRSLPSDWVVREVGKQLVRAGTAVAANYRACQRGRSDKEFCAKIGVVVEEADETELWLELLQEADPQLATAETSALIGEARELVAIFSASHRTAKANLERKKAHKRKERASHRRTP